CATCAGCTTACCGTGAATTCGGGGGATTTCAAAGAGGAACGCATGAACGTTCGTTTATGTGACCTGCTGTATGTTATAGCTGGAATCTGCCGAGGCAGGGTCGAGGACCACCTTCCTTCTTCCGAGAAGGAGCGGCATGTACAGCATATCATTGCTTATGTCGAAACTCATTATATGGAGGACATTGGGCTGGATGATCTGGCAAGTGAGCTTCATCTGTCCAAGCCTTATCTGGCCGGATTGTTTAAAGAAATGACGGGTAGCACCATATTTAAATATGTGTATGACCGTCGCATTAATCAGGCCAAGCTGTTATTCCAGTTCCAGCCGGATATCAGTGTGACAGAGGCCAGCCGGTTGGCAGGGTTCAAACGTTTATCCCATTTCAGTCGAATGTTCAAACAAAGTGTAGGGTGTGCACCAGATCTGTACCGTAGTCGATTACATCGTTCGTTTGATTAATGTAGCGTTACGGATCAAAAATTTTACATGCTGCACAGCCTGAGGAGGTTA
This window of the Paenibacillus marchantiae genome carries:
- a CDS encoding AraC family transcriptional regulator; this translates as MPSVMQFSGPLEYSYRSTSTYDPGASDGFHSHPQYEVYYFHEGECTYLIGDRVYNLEPGDLVLMHGMTLHRPHPMPGRPYVRTTLHFDPSAIRSSLHPDRVSEVLKPFEELRNCRINLTGNIRSEFEALLLSLHQLTVNSGDFKEERMNVRLCDLLYVIAGICRGRVEDHLPSSEKERHVQHIIAYVETHYMEDIGLDDLASELHLSKPYLAGLFKEMTGSTIFKYVYDRRINQAKLLFQFQPDISVTEASRLAGFKRLSHFSRMFKQSVGCAPDLYRSRLHRSFD